The Gammaproteobacteria bacterium DNA window ACATAGGAGGTTACTACCGCCAGATCCTGCACCCAGCGTTGTCCCAATTCACGGATGCGTTGGTCGTATTCGGGGTCGGGCAGGTTTTCACCTTCGGCAAATTCTTTGGGGTCAAAAGGAATTTCCGAGCCATTTTGCAACACGGTATACATAGCCCCCTTGGTGTGATCGGGAGCGATAACGATATACCCCTGACTGGCGAACTCCATGGCCATAAATCCGTTCATTTCCTTGATTCCGCCGCGCCCGTGCGATAACACGATCAAGGGTTTGTCATTAGCGACTGCAAGCTTGAGGTCTGACTTGTAACCATTTTTGAAGTGACGTAAATGATTGAAAATAAAGCCCGGCATAGCCGCGATCCTGGCCAGGACCGGGCCAATTTTTTCTTGATGTTCCAGCCATGGGGCACTTTGCAATTCGGCGGTTTTGGTCAACGTGGGTTTATCGATCGGGAACCAGACCTTGGTCGGTAACACCCGGCCTCGCTCATTATCCACCACATCGAAAGAGTCCGTGCCTACACTGGCGGCACCGGACAATTCTGGATAACTGGGAATCGGAAGCATGAATAAAGGCACACTTAAAAGCATCAAGACAGCGATTTTTGATCCGATCAGCATTCCCGACACTTCAGTCTGGCGTATTGTCATAAATATCAGCAAACTAATGGCCACATAAACCGGCACCATTTGCCAGCGCCAGCCTTCAATGCCCAAATGTAGAGCCAGTGCGACAACACTTAGTGTGAGCAGGCCTTTCTGTAGCTTGGGATATTGAGAACCAAGCGACAGGATTGCCAACAAACAAAACAACAAGCAACTAATTTCCAAAAAACGCATAATGAGTATCTATTTACAGGGTATCAATTAATTTGTAATCAACACTTTATCGCGACCGGTTTCTTTGGCTAGTTTTAGACAATTGTCGGCTTTGTGGATCAATTCTGCCTGATGCATGCCGTCATCCGAGAATTGGGCAATGCCGGCACTGAACTCGAGGGTCGCCTTACCCTTGGGAAAACTGATGGGCGCTTGTTTTAACGCGTCCTGAATGCGTTCTATTAGCTGCTTGGCTTTGTGTTTATCGGTATTGGGAAATACGATCACAAATTCTTCCCCGCCCCAGCGCGAAATAATATCTTCAGCACGCATGTGTGATTTTAAAGAGTCGGCAAATACCTTAAGCGCTTGATCACCCGCAGCATGACCAAATTTGTCATTAAGCTTTTTAAAGTGATCAATGTCCAGGTAGGCCACCGAAGTTACGGTAGATTCACGTAACGCGCGTGAAATTTCCTGGGATAAACGAACTTCCAGAACGCGCCGATTATCAAGTCCGGTTAATGGATCAGTTCCCGATAGTGTTAACAAGCGCCGACAACGGACCACAATGCCAATCGCGATCAGAGTGGCACAAACCATAAGCAAAAAACGACTGTATTGGATATACCAGCTGATACCCGAAAATACATTACTGTCGGAAGCTGGAATATTCTGTGTCATGTCCCAATTACTCGTAACCCACACCAATATCAAGGCGTATTGAATGATCGAGCTTAGGCCGGCAGTGATACAGACCCGCACATCAAAGTATAAACACGACACAATGATGAGTAATAAATAAATCTCCCAAACCACCATGCTGTTGATGGCAACTTCGGGTTTACCGGAAATAGCAAAAAAGAACAGTGCCAGTGTGACCAGAGTGGTATCGGTTGCTGTGATCAAATAATGCCGAAAGCTTATATGTGTTTCGGTTTTGGAAAAATACAACAAGGCCAAGGCGATTAATAAGGCACTCGAGGCAGCGATCAGACCCACATAAACTTCAAAAGGCACCACGTCCTGGGATATGGCAACAAGTAGAAGGCCCAAACACAAAATAGCAACCAGAACGATTCGTATAGTCGCTGCCATACGTTCGCCCCCGGCAGCAATCAACATCAATGCCGTGTCAGGGGCACTCATGTATTTTGAATCCAGTATGTTCATGTTACTTACTTCCTGTAATCGATTCGAATTAGAGAAATTCTCGATTCGAGCTCTTTTCTCGTTTTTTTGGCTTACAAATCCCTAGAAAGAGGTTTACTGACCTATTCAATGTTATTTGTAATACTTATAACCCCGATTCTATCATGTAAAATAATGTTGTTCGTATGGGCGACACAGGTTTATCTGGTTTAAATCATTCAATATTAATAATATTAATATATAAAATAAATATAAAATATAAATGTTCAATTATTGGTATTTGCTTCCGGCGCTTTTATTCTCGCCGCTGTTACTGATTCAGGGCATGAGCACCCGACGTAAGGCCTTGCGTTTGCCCGAACCGACAGGTGACCGAATCGGGACGGCTGGCACTGGCAAGCCATTCAGACTTCTAGTACTTGGTGATTCTGCCGCCGCTGGTGTCGGGGTCAGTCATCAATCGCAAGCACTGAGTGGTCAATTGGCTAAAAGCTTAAGTACAGATTTTTGTGTGGAGTGGCAATTAATCGCCCAATCTGGACGTACCACTTTAGACACTTTGCATTTACTTTGTGATGAGCCACAGCAAAACAAGTTCGATGTGGTATTGATCTCATTAGGGGTCAATGATGTGACCTCATTAGTGCGGCGGAAAACCTGGATCCAACACTGTCGGAGCTTAAGCCGAGAGATTCAAAAAGTGTATTCGCCTAAAAGCATAGTCTGGTCTGACCTTCCCGAGATGGGCAAATTTACTGCCATGCCCCAGCCGTTAAGGTGGTTGATCGGTAAACGCAAAGATCACATGCGCCAGAGTTTGGCACACTGGATTGCACAAGAACCCGCCGTTAGCTTATTGGAATTTCCGGATGTATTTTCACAATCGGAAGAAAACATCCAGGACTGGATTGCCTCAGACGGTTTTCATCCGGGCGAAAAAGTCTATGCCTTATGGGGAAAATTGGCCGCTGATAAAATTAGAGATCTAGCGGTGGTCTGAATAAATTTGTTGAGCCCAGTTAGGCGACTTTCATACTGCTGAATAATTTTCTGTAATGCTTCCGGTAATTCCACCGCGGGCATTCCATAGCCGTCTGACATAAAAAGAGGAGCAAGCAAACTTTTTACCGCGACTGCCAGGGAGTACGGTCTTTTTACGGTGCGGTATATTTTTATATTCAAGCGCCCAGCGCACTTTTTCACATTAGTGCGAGATCGGAAACTGATACAAAACTATTTCTGGTCTGGTCATTGTTCAAGGATTATTAACGCTTATCCGGCGAGATATTCCTGATGCTTGCTGCAAATTTGGCATGTTCATCCAGATCTACCATTTTGTGAATATTTTTCGTGCTCGCCGGTTGATGTTTAAGACTAACCCCTTCAATATAATCATTTGTTGGTCGTATCGGACGCTCAACAAATCCGCCGCCACAATTTGGGCAGACATTGTGTAAGCGTTTTACGCAATCACGACAATATGTGCATTCGTAACTGCACATCATGGCCTCATCAGAGTCGGGCGCGAGAGTTTTATTGCACTGTTCGCAGTTGGGTCTTAGTTGTAACATGTAATCTTTAATCCTTTATAGAGAAAATTCCATTTATGCATGAATAAAGATTATATACATGCTGAAACCGCTGCACAAAAAAATCAGCCACCGATGTGCTATACATTGGTGGCTAAGAAAACTTAAGGCAAAGTATTGCCAGTTAAAATTTAAAACTAATTTTATATATCAGCGTGTTCGTATAAGGAAAATTTTGCTCCCGGGGTTCCGTAGATAACAACCGTACATGCGCCCCAGGAATCCGGGATCTTCCACTCACTAGTTGTGGTAACCGTAAAGCGCTGATTCTTGCGTGCACAGCGAGGTTCAAATTCTTTCACGCCTTCTTCAGCTGCAGCAAAAGCGAATACGCGGCGCATTGGGGTATAAGTCCAATAGCCCAAGTCACCGATAGTGGCATCGACTTTGATCAAATTACCGGTTTCTATGGCTTTTTGCATCGGCACCATGGCCATTGCCAAAGTTGTGAGTTTGTCATTTTCAGGATCGATCTGTTCTAGCAGGTTATAGGCATAAAAGGCCTCATGAAACAGACTTTGTTTGGCAGCCAGGGCAAAACGGGTTTGCAATACCGTCGACAACATTTCTTTGGAAAGATGCATGCCGTCGCGTACACTGGCCTTGCGTAAATGTTGTAATTGTTTAACTTGGTCACCGCTCTCGGCAGCCCGGTAAGCGCGCATTACTTCCAGCATACTGATCTCATGCACGGTTAAGTCCTGGCTGGCTTCGAGTTTGGCAAATGCGGCATCAGCAGCGGCCTTGTCACCAGTGCGGGTAGCATCTAATAGATTGGTGTAGGTATTACTGAATCCCTGATCAACACCCTCGAAGGTTTGTTCGAGCAAAAACTCAACCACTTCACCTGACACCGCTTCTTCAACCTTGGAACCCTTGAATATTGCTGGAGAGTATTTCAAGCTTTGTAATGCTTCAATGGCAGTTTTCTCAAACGGCATACCACCGACAGATGCTTCTATGATCGGATCCTTAACATTACCTTCTTTGTCCACAATGTAAGCAAGCTGAACCCAGCCTTCATTCCCCGAAATGCGAAGTTCAGATGGAAAAGGCAAGGTGACGGTATCTAATGGTTTGGCCGATTTAGTTTCTTGTGAATCGGTTTCTGCAGCCACTAGACTCATGCTGCTGAATAGAATAAACAGCGTGGTGAGAAGCGTTAAGTTTTTGTTTTTATTGAGTTTATTGAAATTTTTAGTCATTTGAATACGGCAAGGCTTAGTAAATAGAATGGAATTACGACCCCTCAAACGCGGCAAGGTTCGCCCGCAAGGCATCTTGAGGGCTGCATTTTACGGTGTTTACATGAAAAAGTGAGTCTCAGTGTCAATTTTTTCAGCAAGCCAGACGCAAAATCAGCGGTCTGGCTTTGTGAATATTTCTAATAGTAACGAATTGACAGCTAAAACGGGTTTTTTTGATTGGTGTAATTCTCTTCTGTCACGATCAAACCCTGTTTTTTCAATTCCGCCGTTATGGAATGCACACTACGTCCCAAGGTGTCAGCAATATCCTTGATTGCCTCGCCACGCAAAAAGAATTTTTTAACCCGGGTGCGATCTTCACTGCTCCAGCGTAAACCAGAATTTTTAGGACGTCCACTACGCTCATTGACCATTTGTTCATGCGCGATCTCTTCAGGACTTAATTGACGAAAACGTTTTTTAGGTTCGCCATTCGATTCTTGAATCGCTGGCTGACTTTCAGAACCACTTTCCTGCAAATTTAAGGAAGGGTCCAGTTGTGTAAGCTTTTCGAGACTTTTGGTAAACGCCAGAGCAAAATCGGGTAAAACATTATTAAACAGTAATAGACTTTGGCGTTCGTAACCATCCTGAGATTTTTTAGACTGGTTGATAACCAAATAATAATCACCACGCTGACTTTGTTTAATATCGAAAAAATAATTGCGTGACTTGCTGGTCACTTGAGTATGGAAAATATCCTGATTCATCACAACCTCCTTGTTGTGTGGAAAATAAAAATTTTGAAGCCTTCCCGCTATCGGGATACTTTACTTTAAATGAAACAGGACATCTCTGCGTCTGATGCTCTTGTCAGATAAATCTGATAGCCAGAAATTAATTAAATTTATCCAATTTTCTTTTTTTGAATTTTTGTATGGGTTTTCTGTATGGCCATTAACGCTGCAGAACCGTAGTACTGGTGTAATTCAACCTCAAAAATCCCGGCCGCTATTGCCGGGTCGGCTTTAATTAATTCTTGCGCTGCTTCAATGCTTTTGACATTGAACACATATATTCCCCGGCGTTGCATTTTGCCGTCTAAGGGGCCCGCTAGCACCAGTTGTTCTGCTTCGGCCATTACCCCCATGTTCGCGAAATGGCCGGCAAACAGTTCTTTACGTTTGGCTTCGTCGGTGATGCTTGCGTCATTGGGTCCGGTTTTCAGAATCGCCAAAACGTAGGAACGCATGCCGTAATCATCGGCGCCAAGTTCTGTCGCCAAAGCGGCATCATATGTACTTTCGCTCACGGCTTTGTCCTCACCGGTTATCAAAGCGGCACAGGCCAAGGCGTTAAGACCAAGCATTAAGGCCAATAGTTTAAAAACAGATCTCATAAGGCTTCTCCAGCTAGATGGGTGGTGGTTTCGATGCGCCCTTCCAGGGTTTTGTGCACCGGGCATTTGTTGGCGATCTCAATCAGGCGGTCGCGTTGCGCATCATCCAGATTACCACTGACCTGGATACGACGCACAAACCGATGGGTGAGTTTTTCATGAGTTTCGCAGTCGCGACAGTCCTCCGCGTGCACGCGTTCGTGTTGCACAAAGGTATCCACACTTTGCAGATCCCATTGTTTACGATCAGCATACATGCGTAATGTCATGGAAGTGCAGGTTCCCAGCGCCGCAGCCAGCAAGTCGTATGGTGTTGGCCCTTTGTTCTTGCCCCCCAGACTGACGGGCTCGTCGGCAAAAAAATGATGATCGGGGGTTTGCACGCGGGTTAGATATTTTGTTTTACCAATACTGGCAACAACTTCACCCTGGCGAGGAACTGGTTCCTGCTCATCTTCATTCTCGTCATCCGGCTGCAAATACTTGGCCGCCCAGGCTGCCAATACCGAGCCCACATACTCGGCGTCATTGCGGTTAGTAAGCATATGATTAGCGTTGTCTAATGACACAAAACTTTTCGGATGTAAGGCTTTCTGATACAAGAGTTTGGCGTGTTCAATACTCACGATCTCGTCCCAGGGCGAATGAAAAATTAATATCGCACGATTCAGATTGTGTAAAGTCTCTTCAATCTGTTGCGCTTTAAGATTATCAATAAAATGTTTCTTAATGGTCAGTTCACGGCCCGCGAGCTCCACATTCGCTTGCCCGGTATCAATAATGCATTGCATTTGGTCTTTGATCAGATGGGTCACATGTTCGGGATCGGCCGGTGATGCGATGGTTGAGACGGCCACGCATTCGGGTATACGTTTGGCCGCCTCAATAACCGCAGTACCGCCGAGAGAATGTCCAACCAGAATTTCCGGCGCCTGAAAGTTCTCGCGTAAATAAGCGGCGGCGGCTACCAGGTCATCCACATTGGTCGAAAAATTCGTGTCGGCGAAATCGCCTTCCGATTGCCCTAAGCCGGAAAAGTCAAAACGTAAAACCGCAAAGCCTTCTTTGACCAAAGCACGCGCGATGTAAGTTCCCGCCTTGGTTTTGCGGGTACAGGCAAAACAATGTGCGAGTAACACCGTGGCAATGGGTTCTCCAAAGTCGGGGGATTCCAGTGACCCGGTCAGTTCATTGCCATGCGGATTGTTGAATCGTATCAGAGTGTTTTTCATTTAGAACAATTCCAGTAAATAAAGCAGCGGTAGAAATTCAATGCGCACGTTACAATAGACATTGTAAACCAGCTGATTCAATAACGGATCATCATCCCTGAGGGAATATGACACTGAGTACAGACAGTATTGCGGCCATCACGACACCACCGGGTAAGGGTGGCGTGGGGATTGTGAGGGTGTCCGGAAACCAAGCTCAATTGGTTGCCCAAACACTTTTGGGTTTTGTGCCGCACGCTCGCCACGCCGAGCTCACTTGGTTCTTGAACGCTCAACAAGAAAAAATTGATCAAGGGATCGCGATCTATTACCCCGGACCCAATTCCTATACCGGTGAAGACGTTCTGGAATTGCAAGGCCATGGCGGACCTGTGGTTATGCAGCTGTTGTTAAATGCAGTCTTGGATTGCGGGGTGCGTTTGGCCGAGGCCGGTGAGTTTACGCAACGTGCCTTTTTGAACGATAAAATGGATCTGGCACAGGCCGAAGCGGTTGCTGACCTGATCGATTCAGGTTCAGCCCAGGCAGCCCAGGCGGCAGTGCGTTCCTTGCAGGGAGTTTTTTCGGTACAAGTGAATTCCCTGGTGGCGCAACTGATCGATCTGCGTGCCTATGTAGAAGCGGCTCTGGATTTTCCGGAAGAAGAGATCGACTTTCTGGCCACTGAAGAACTCGCCACGCGCTTTTCCCGGATCAAACAGGAATTTAATAACCTGCAACAAAGCGTGAAACAAGGGGCACTGTTGCGAGAAGGTTTAACCGCTGTCATAGTCGGTAAACCCAATGCAGGTAAATCCAGTTTAATGAATCGTCTGGCCGGTTACGAGGCCGCGATCGTTACCGACATTCCGGGTACTACGCGTGACGTACTCAAGGAACAGATCGTGTTGGACGGCTTGCCTTTACACATTATCGACACAGCCGGCTTGCGAGAAAGTGAAGACGTCATTGAGCAAGAGGGTATTCGTCGCGCGCATTCGGCCATCGAGTCGGCCGATGTTATTTTGCAAGTGGTGGACGTGAACGGCGTGGACATTGATCACGAACTTGAGCTCGACACATCTTTGCCAATCTTATCGATCTATAACAAGATTGATCTGGGGGCCGCATCACCGGAGGATTCCGACGAGCAGTTTATTTATCTATCGGCCCTGACCGGCGAAGGCCTCGACAAACTTATCACACAACTCAAGCGTATTGCGGGCTTTCAATCGGATGCGGCCAACACTCTTGGCGCACGTACCCGGCATCTGAATGCCCTGAATACAGCCCAATCGCATATTGATATCGCCTTTGAGCATTTGAGCACGTCCAGAGCCGGTGAACTGGTGGCAGAAGAATTGCGCTTGGCCCAGGAACACATGAGCTCCATCACCGGGGAGTTCACCTCCGATGATCTACTCGGAAAGATCTTTGGCAGTTTTTGTATTGGTAAATGACCCGCTTTAGAATTTTTCAATTATTTGAATCTGGTCATCCCTTATACCGTGTCGTAGTACGGCACAAGCTTGATACGCGATCCATCAAAAATCTCCTACAAAAAAAGCCGACAAAATGCCGGCCTCTCTAAAAATAGAACTCTTGCTCGATCGCTTCAATTAATTTGCAACAAAATCATCCAACAACATCAAACTTGCTGGTAAGCCATCATTATCAGCAGCTGTGATCTGATCATCCACAACGACCACTGTGTACAGACCTCGCGCATTTAGAGTTACTTCAGTTGCATCAACTATCGTATTCGTGGTGCCGGTTTCAGTGACAGTAAGGTCATAAGTTCCAGGAGCTTGCGACCGGAAATTGGTTGTGCCCGTTAAAGGTACATTCGTGAATTCCGGACTAGATGTTGATGGGTCAGTTCCCGGACTTTCCAGATAGATATCCACATTTCCCGACTGGCTAGCGGCATGAATAATGTCCAGTCTGGCATCGGTGGCGATGCGGCGATGATTACGATTGGTAAAAATTGACTGTAAGTTCGCGGCGGTATCCAGAACCACATATGTATGGCTTGAGCCTAGTACAAAACTCAATGTGTCATCCAGTAATACCGGTGTGCTGGTAACGGATTCAACCACTTTTAGGTTATAGCTAGAAGGAATGAAGTCGCTGTAACCAGAATCTGTTGCAAAAGCAAGATCACTGAATGCTAAATTGCTGAAGTCATCATCCAAAGCAACATCAATATTGGGTGAATCTGGCGAAGCATGCACAACTCGCACACGACTGGCAGCAGCACTGTCGATCAGCAGTTGTGAAGTGTTGTTGCCAAGAAATAACAGGCTCACAGGCGAGTCGCCGATATTAGTGCTGTCAACAGCAACAATCGTTGAGTCAACACCGCCCGAGATTGATAAAGGTCCAGAATCAAAAATTACTTCTTGTGTATTGAAGTGGGTTAGACGTACCTGAACAGATCCTGCGGTAAAATTTAAATTTGCGGTTTCTTGTTTAAAGCTTAAAGTGGTTTGCGGGGCTGCATTGGCCAGCTCGACATCAGGCGCGGTCACATATACATCCACCATTGGTGCATTCGGAGCCAAATGAATCACTCGTACACGCGCACTTTCTGCGTCAATAGCGTCATCGTTTTGAACCACAATATAAGGTTCCATAGCGCTATAGGTGTTTGATGCGATGACCAGAGTGTTGGTATTCGCAGGAAAGTCACGTTGGCTGATTGAAAAACGTGAGCTTGTGTTGCCATTGGGCAGAATGGCGCTCACCGTAACATCATGCACACCGGACCCCAAATCCACTTTCCCGGTTGCTGAAGAGTAAGTGAAGTTATCGGCAAACAAAAAGCCATCATCGCTGATGCGTAAATCCGGTGCATCGGCTGAGGCGTGTAGTATTTGTAAAGTTGCAATTTGCGGTTCGTCGTGACAAGCCGACAGAAAAATAAGTATCGTGGCGCAAATTATGGCGCTGAATAAACGCTGGCCAAGGTTAAATATGGGGTTTACATGCATATGAATTCTCCGGTTGGCGCCATTATAACTGAACTGCGTCGTCAATTAGATAAAGGAATTAGGCGGTAAAGCAAAAAAGATATTCTTGTGGGACAAAATAAAAAGCCTCCTTGCGGAGGCTTGTCTGAACATTAAAACCGGTGCTATTGCAATATTCTGTCCTGCTTATATAACCAGAATGCAAGCAGCAAGAGCAGTCCGGCTGACGCAAAAGTAGAGCTGGTTGAAAGCAGCATGTTTGATGTGGAAATGGTTTCATCTTTGAAGACCATATCCAGCAGTTTATATTGGCTCACAATCGGACTGGCTACAACCGAAGGAATGGCCGGAATGGTTTTCCACATCATCACAAAGAACGGGGCGAAGAACAGGAATATCGAGAAGCCCAAATAAGTCTGTGCCTCTTTGGTGCTTTTGGTGAAACTTGAAATAACCATCAGCAAGGCAGAAATAAATGCGGCCAGCGGGATCAGGATCAAACTGATCTTGGTGACGAGTTCCATATTGAAATTGAATATGTCCGGTATTTTATCGCTGGGTATGAGTTCAAATACAACCACAAATGAAATGATGGCAACAAACATACTGAACAAACAAAAAGCCAGCAAAGCAAAGAATTTCCCTAAAACCATTTTATTGCGCGAGACTGGCAGGGTCATCAGGGGCTCGAGGGTGTGTTTTTCTTTCTCACCGGCGGTTACTTCAATGGCAAGATAAAAAGCCCCCATAATCATACTAATTATTATGGCCATAGGCACCATCAAGCCTTGTGCACGACCTGAAGTGCCTTCCGACGAAACGTCTTCTTTTTCAACATTTATACTGTCAAACAGATTCACGTCAATGCCGCGAACTAACAGGCGTTGTTGATTCAAGGTACGTGCATAGCGATTCAGTACTGTACGAATCTTGTTTGCGGCTTTATCCGAATCATTGTCGGATTCAGTCATATAAACCTTGAGCGGTGCGGGTAAACCTTCACGGAGTTTTTCACCATAGGATGCTTTAATTTCCAAGACGACGGGGATTTCCAGGTTTTTGACTTTATCGCTAAAGTTTTCCGGTGCAGCAAGAATATTAAAATTGTTTTGTTGCAGATAAGTTATCAGATTTGGTGCCAATTCTTGCCCAGCAACGTGTAAGTCAGATTCCTTTT harbors:
- a CDS encoding GGDEF domain-containing protein; the encoded protein is MNILDSKYMSAPDTALMLIAAGGERMAATIRIVLVAILCLGLLLVAISQDVVPFEVYVGLIAASSALLIALALLYFSKTETHISFRHYLITATDTTLVTLALFFFAISGKPEVAINSMVVWEIYLLLIIVSCLYFDVRVCITAGLSSIIQYALILVWVTSNWDMTQNIPASDSNVFSGISWYIQYSRFLLMVCATLIAIGIVVRCRRLLTLSGTDPLTGLDNRRVLEVRLSQEISRALRESTVTSVAYLDIDHFKKLNDKFGHAAGDQALKVFADSLKSHMRAEDIISRWGGEEFVIVFPNTDKHKAKQLIERIQDALKQAPISFPKGKATLEFSAGIAQFSDDGMHQAELIHKADNCLKLAKETGRDKVLITN
- a CDS encoding SGNH/GDSL hydrolase family protein, yielding MSTRRKALRLPEPTGDRIGTAGTGKPFRLLVLGDSAAAGVGVSHQSQALSGQLAKSLSTDFCVEWQLIAQSGRTTLDTLHLLCDEPQQNKFDVVLISLGVNDVTSLVRRKTWIQHCRSLSREIQKVYSPKSIVWSDLPEMGKFTAMPQPLRWLIGKRKDHMRQSLAHWIAQEPAVSLLEFPDVFSQSEENIQDWIASDGFHPGEKVYALWGKLAADKIRDLAVV
- a CDS encoding DUF1272 domain-containing protein, which produces MLQLRPNCEQCNKTLAPDSDEAMMCSYECTYCRDCVKRLHNVCPNCGGGFVERPIRPTNDYIEGVSLKHQPASTKNIHKMVDLDEHAKFAASIRNISPDKR
- a CDS encoding DUF3276 family protein codes for the protein MNQDIFHTQVTSKSRNYFFDIKQSQRGDYYLVINQSKKSQDGYERQSLLLFNNVLPDFALAFTKSLEKLTQLDPSLNLQESGSESQPAIQESNGEPKKRFRQLSPEEIAHEQMVNERSGRPKNSGLRWSSEDRTRVKKFFLRGEAIKDIADTLGRSVHSITAELKKQGLIVTEENYTNQKNPF
- a CDS encoding alpha/beta fold hydrolase, which produces MKNTLIRFNNPHGNELTGSLESPDFGEPIATVLLAHCFACTRKTKAGTYIARALVKEGFAVLRFDFSGLGQSEGDFADTNFSTNVDDLVAAAAYLRENFQAPEILVGHSLGGTAVIEAAKRIPECVAVSTIASPADPEHVTHLIKDQMQCIIDTGQANVELAGRELTIKKHFIDNLKAQQIEETLHNLNRAILIFHSPWDEIVSIEHAKLLYQKALHPKSFVSLDNANHMLTNRNDAEYVGSVLAAWAAKYLQPDDENEDEQEPVPRQGEVVASIGKTKYLTRVQTPDHHFFADEPVSLGGKNKGPTPYDLLAAALGTCTSMTLRMYADRKQWDLQSVDTFVQHERVHAEDCRDCETHEKLTHRFVRRIQVSGNLDDAQRDRLIEIANKCPVHKTLEGRIETTTHLAGEAL
- the mnmE gene encoding tRNA uridine-5-carboxymethylaminomethyl(34) synthesis GTPase MnmE, with amino-acid sequence MTLSTDSIAAITTPPGKGGVGIVRVSGNQAQLVAQTLLGFVPHARHAELTWFLNAQQEKIDQGIAIYYPGPNSYTGEDVLELQGHGGPVVMQLLLNAVLDCGVRLAEAGEFTQRAFLNDKMDLAQAEAVADLIDSGSAQAAQAAVRSLQGVFSVQVNSLVAQLIDLRAYVEAALDFPEEEIDFLATEELATRFSRIKQEFNNLQQSVKQGALLREGLTAVIVGKPNAGKSSLMNRLAGYEAAIVTDIPGTTRDVLKEQIVLDGLPLHIIDTAGLRESEDVIEQEGIRRAHSAIESADVILQVVDVNGVDIDHELELDTSLPILSIYNKIDLGAASPEDSDEQFIYLSALTGEGLDKLITQLKRIAGFQSDAANTLGARTRHLNALNTAQSHIDIAFEHLSTSRAGELVAEELRLAQEHMSSITGEFTSDDLLGKIFGSFCIGK
- a CDS encoding DUF4397 domain-containing protein — its product is MHVNPIFNLGQRLFSAIICATILIFLSACHDEPQIATLQILHASADAPDLRISDDGFLFADNFTYSSATGKVDLGSGVHDVTVSAILPNGNTSSRFSISQRDFPANTNTLVIASNTYSAMEPYIVVQNDDAIDAESARVRVIHLAPNAPMVDVYVTAPDVELANAAPQTTLSFKQETANLNFTAGSVQVRLTHFNTQEVIFDSGPLSISGGVDSTIVAVDSTNIGDSPVSLLFLGNNTSQLLIDSAAASRVRVVHASPDSPNIDVALDDDFSNLAFSDLAFATDSGYSDFIPSSYNLKVVESVTSTPVLLDDTLSFVLGSSHTYVVLDTAANLQSIFTNRNHRRIATDARLDIIHAASQSGNVDIYLESPGTDPSTSSPEFTNVPLTGTTNFRSQAPGTYDLTVTETGTTNTIVDATEVTLNARGLYTVVVVDDQITAADNDGLPASLMLLDDFVAN
- a CDS encoding ABC transporter permease gives rise to the protein MKQIYSITKKEIQDNIRDKRSLGFALIYPIAFPLYLAFVFFITVSVTSVDFEKESDLHVAGQELAPNLITYLQQNNFNILAAPENFSDKVKNLEIPVVLEIKASYGEKLREGLPAPLKVYMTESDNDSDKAANKIRTVLNRYARTLNQQRLLVRGIDVNLFDSINVEKEDVSSEGTSGRAQGLMVPMAIIISMIMGAFYLAIEVTAGEKEKHTLEPLMTLPVSRNKMVLGKFFALLAFCLFSMFVAIISFVVVFELIPSDKIPDIFNFNMELVTKISLILIPLAAFISALLMVISSFTKSTKEAQTYLGFSIFLFFAPFFVMMWKTIPAIPSVVASPIVSQYKLLDMVFKDETISTSNMLLSTSSTFASAGLLLLLAFWLYKQDRILQ